One window of the Glycocaulis alkaliphilus genome contains the following:
- a CDS encoding M20/M25/M40 family metallo-hydrolase, translating into MHFNLRFSALLAAPVLALSLASCDIMAISGGREPQPVTDLRILSADDMQGRLVGSEGNARARAYIVERLGEIGVEAVFENYEQSFTFQRSLDFRDPDAERETITAVNLVGRIAGTNPGDHVMVVGAHYDHVGMDEDGNIFNGADDNASGTAGLLAVAAAFMENPPENDVILVAFDAEEGGLRGARHFVANRPEGYERIGFMLNMDMIAYSETDDLYAVGTWHYPVLLDLVAAAAEASRINLRTGYDEPSDDPRNDWTMLSDHGPFHAAGIPFLYLGVEDHEHYHQITDTYENMTLAFFGGAVETAVDVARRADAMLDLIATSPSRQPEAVEK; encoded by the coding sequence ATTATGGCAATCTCCGGCGGCAGAGAGCCGCAGCCGGTTACCGATCTGCGCATTCTGTCCGCCGATGACATGCAAGGCCGTCTGGTCGGCAGCGAGGGTAATGCCCGCGCCCGCGCCTATATCGTGGAACGGCTTGGCGAGATCGGCGTCGAGGCGGTGTTTGAAAATTACGAGCAGAGCTTCACCTTCCAGCGCTCACTGGATTTCCGTGACCCCGACGCGGAGCGTGAAACCATCACGGCCGTCAATCTGGTAGGCCGTATCGCCGGGACCAATCCGGGCGATCATGTGATGGTCGTTGGCGCGCATTACGACCATGTCGGCATGGACGAAGACGGCAATATCTTCAATGGCGCGGACGACAATGCCTCCGGCACGGCGGGCCTGCTGGCGGTCGCGGCGGCCTTCATGGAGAACCCGCCGGAGAACGACGTGATCCTCGTGGCGTTTGATGCCGAGGAGGGCGGTCTTCGCGGCGCGCGCCATTTCGTGGCCAACCGGCCCGAAGGCTATGAGAGAATAGGCTTCATGCTGAATATGGACATGATCGCCTATAGCGAGACCGACGATCTCTACGCGGTCGGCACCTGGCATTATCCGGTGCTGCTGGATCTGGTGGCGGCTGCGGCGGAGGCCTCCCGGATCAATCTGCGCACCGGCTATGACGAGCCGAGCGATGATCCGCGCAATGACTGGACCATGCTGTCAGACCACGGCCCCTTCCATGCGGCAGGCATCCCCTTCCTCTATCTCGGCGTGGAGGACCACGAGCACTACCACCAGATCACCGACACGTATGAGAATATGACGCTGGCCTTTTTCGGCGGCGCGGTGGAGACGGCAGTGGACGTGGCGCGCCGCGCCGATGCCATGCTGGACCTCATCGCCACGTCTCCCTCCCGCCAGCCTGAAGCGGTGGAGAAATAG
- a CDS encoding PaaI family thioesterase — MLTVEQLNELGVPLARTLGVVVLEAGPDRVVAEMEVRTEICTLGDTLHGGAMMSLADIAGATGAFISLPEGAVGTTTTESKTNMISSPPVGMKVIATATPIHKGRTSQVWQTRIEREDGKLVALTTQTQLNMWPQG; from the coding sequence ATGCTGACGGTCGAACAACTGAACGAGCTTGGCGTACCGCTGGCACGCACGCTGGGCGTGGTGGTTCTGGAAGCCGGGCCGGACCGGGTCGTTGCCGAGATGGAGGTGCGCACAGAAATATGCACGCTCGGCGACACGCTCCATGGCGGTGCGATGATGAGCCTGGCAGACATTGCGGGCGCGACGGGGGCCTTCATCTCCCTGCCTGAAGGTGCGGTTGGCACCACGACGACCGAGAGCAAGACCAATATGATCTCCAGCCCGCCCGTGGGCATGAAGGTCATCGCGACGGCGACACCCATCCACAAGGGCAGGACCAGTCAGGTCTGGCAGACGCGCATCGAACGCGAGGACGGCAAGCTGGTCGCCCTGACCACCCAGACCCAGCTTAATATGTGGCCGCAGGGTTAG
- the mgtE gene encoding magnesium transporter produces the protein MAFDEAGMAITIDAEDHPADIAHALSEIDPGEAWKLLCALPVEVQAEVFGYIEPELQEETIEHMTRPQLTALITEMKADDRADVFNRLSEEQQEMLLPALAHVERENIRKLSSYEEATAGAIMTSDYATLRADMTAKDAIAQLRREAPDKETIYRTYVLKDDRELIGTVRLTDLILAPPSRKVADLMDDDPVYAFVDDDQESVARTIAKYDILAVPVVDAQHHLLGIVTHDDAMDALEEEATEDFLRLGAHGEITESVRTAGIITLYRARIVWLVLLVFGNLLSGFGIAYFEDTIAAHIALIFFLPLLIASGGNAGSQAATLMVRALATGDVRSRDWGRMLGREFLVAGALGITMALAVSGIGVFRGGPDIALVVASSMIIIVLVGSLIGMSLPFILSRFNMDPATASAPLVTSIADATGVVIYFSIASVVLFT, from the coding sequence ATGGCATTCGATGAAGCCGGAATGGCGATCACCATAGACGCAGAAGACCATCCGGCTGACATCGCCCATGCCCTGTCCGAGATCGATCCCGGCGAGGCCTGGAAGCTGCTGTGCGCACTGCCCGTCGAGGTTCAGGCCGAGGTGTTCGGCTATATCGAGCCGGAACTGCAGGAAGAGACCATCGAGCACATGACGCGCCCCCAGCTTACCGCTCTCATCACCGAGATGAAGGCCGATGACCGGGCCGACGTGTTCAACCGCCTGTCCGAAGAGCAGCAGGAAATGCTGCTGCCTGCCCTTGCCCATGTGGAACGCGAGAATATCCGCAAGCTGTCCTCGTACGAAGAAGCGACGGCCGGGGCCATCATGACCTCGGACTACGCCACGCTGAGAGCGGACATGACGGCCAAGGATGCGATTGCGCAGCTCCGGCGCGAGGCGCCCGACAAGGAAACCATCTACCGCACCTATGTGCTGAAAGATGATCGCGAACTGATCGGGACGGTGCGCCTGACTGACCTCATCCTTGCGCCCCCTTCGCGCAAGGTTGCCGATCTGATGGATGATGATCCGGTCTATGCCTTTGTGGACGATGACCAGGAGAGCGTGGCGCGCACCATCGCGAAATATGACATCCTGGCCGTGCCGGTGGTCGATGCGCAGCATCATCTTCTGGGCATCGTCACACACGATGACGCGATGGACGCGCTGGAAGAAGAGGCCACCGAAGACTTCCTGCGTCTCGGCGCGCACGGCGAGATTACCGAAAGCGTGCGTACCGCCGGCATTATCACGCTCTACCGCGCGCGCATTGTCTGGCTGGTCCTTCTGGTCTTCGGCAATCTGCTGTCGGGCTTTGGCATTGCCTATTTCGAGGACACGATTGCCGCCCATATCGCGCTGATCTTCTTTCTGCCGCTCCTCATCGCCTCTGGCGGCAATGCCGGGTCTCAGGCCGCCACGCTGATGGTGCGCGCGCTCGCCACTGGCGATGTGAGGTCCCGCGACTGGGGCCGCATGCTGGGCCGGGAGTTCCTTGTTGCCGGCGCGCTGGGCATCACCATGGCTCTGGCGGTCTCCGGCATTGGTGTCTTCCGGGGTGGGCCGGATATTGCGCTGGTCGTTGCCAGCTCGATGATCATCATCGTGCTGGTGGGCAGTCTTATCGGCATGTCGCTGCCCTTCATCCTGTCGCGCTTCAACATGGACCCGGCAACGGCCAGCGCCCCGCTGGTTACCTCCATCGCGGACGCCACCGGCGTGGTGATCTATTTCAGCATTGCCAGCGTGGTGCTGTTCACCTGA
- a CDS encoding acyl-CoA dehydrogenase: protein MASTNTQGSVIQFRWDDALHLDTLLTEEERMVSQAARDYSRGELLPRVIEAAREEKFDRKIMTEMGELGLLGATLPEVYGGSDLSHVAYGLIAREVEAIDSGYRSAMSVQSSLVMYPIFAFGSDEQKKKYLPKLASGEFVGCFGLTEADGGSDPGAMRTNAKKIDGGYVLNGSKMWITNSPISDLAVVWAKLDGEIRGFIVERGTKGFETPKIEGKLSLRASVTGSISLDDVKVGEDAILPNVKGLRGPFSCLNKARYGISWGAMGAAEFCFHAAREYALERVVFGKPIAATQLVQKKLADMQAEITLGFLGALQLGRLIDQGAFVPEAISLMKRNNCGKALAIAREARDIHGGNGIAEEYHILRHAMNLETVNTYEGTHDIHALIMGRAITGHQAFA from the coding sequence ATGGCCAGCACCAACACCCAGGGCTCGGTAATCCAGTTCCGCTGGGACGACGCCCTTCATCTCGACACGCTTCTCACCGAGGAAGAGCGCATGGTCTCCCAGGCCGCGCGCGACTATTCGCGCGGCGAGCTACTGCCCCGCGTGATCGAGGCGGCGCGCGAGGAAAAGTTCGACCGCAAAATCATGACCGAGATGGGCGAGCTGGGCCTGCTGGGCGCCACCCTGCCGGAAGTCTATGGCGGGTCGGACCTCTCCCACGTCGCCTACGGCCTGATCGCGCGCGAAGTGGAAGCCATCGATTCCGGCTATCGCTCCGCGATGAGCGTGCAGTCTTCCCTCGTCATGTACCCGATCTTCGCCTTCGGTTCTGACGAGCAGAAAAAGAAATACCTGCCCAAGCTGGCATCGGGCGAGTTTGTCGGCTGTTTCGGCCTGACCGAGGCCGATGGCGGCTCTGATCCGGGCGCGATGCGCACCAACGCCAAGAAGATTGATGGCGGATACGTCCTCAACGGCTCGAAAATGTGGATCACCAACTCGCCGATTTCCGATCTGGCTGTGGTCTGGGCCAAGCTTGATGGCGAGATACGCGGCTTCATCGTGGAGCGTGGCACCAAGGGTTTCGAGACGCCCAAGATTGAGGGCAAGCTCTCTCTTCGTGCTTCTGTCACCGGCTCGATCTCGCTGGATGACGTGAAAGTGGGCGAGGATGCAATCTTGCCGAATGTGAAGGGTCTGCGCGGGCCCTTCTCCTGCCTCAACAAGGCGCGCTACGGCATCTCATGGGGTGCAATGGGCGCGGCGGAGTTCTGCTTCCACGCCGCGCGCGAATACGCGCTGGAACGCGTTGTCTTCGGCAAGCCGATTGCTGCCACCCAGCTGGTCCAGAAGAAGCTCGCCGACATGCAGGCCGAGATCACGCTTGGCTTTCTGGGGGCGCTGCAACTTGGCCGCCTGATCGATCAGGGCGCCTTCGTGCCGGAAGCCATCTCGCTGATGAAGCGCAATAATTGCGGCAAGGCGCTGGCCATTGCCCGCGAGGCACGCGACATCCATGGCGGCAATGGCATTGCCGAGGAATACCATATCCTGCGACACGCGATGAACCTGGAAACCGTCAATACCTATGAGGGGACGCACGACATCCACGCCCTCATCATGGGCCGCGCCATTACCGGCCATCAGGCGTTTGCTTAA